A single Cryptococcus neoformans var. grubii H99 chromosome 7, complete sequence DNA region contains:
- a CDS encoding ribonuclease Z yields MSSTEAYQPNWAVRAVTTPTKDTDLCLYVSFDNVRFLFGCGEGTQRAFAQKKIGFSRLGGVFIGSGESKGRGGLPGVLMSASDAGLSKIDVVGPPDISQYLATLRSSVIRENLTVNVTPYPRDVTPGTPVKLYESRNITVHGVALIPTLNPFSTTETNRVYPPYDPYSVTFNPHHLSPSDLQKWCDHVVRDMFQNNAQARLSKRASSPITSRSASPRLSSPVGSPKRPRASNVFLAPDGTINAARPDPRAPLPLPSDADVETQMVYICQAPDVRGKFDVAKANALGVPNGPLRGKLTRGESIEVPDPNMKGGTRVVMPEDCLVGGGKGGTLVIVNCTEKTLETLLDGDALHQWQKETPTGESEGEGGVDVMVHRVPKNVWGDERYQAWIQSFGEKTKHLIANTTPATDHTVFNSAAWNTLHLSLIEPTIFHPPFLRHPSTSFPNLESTLPSNVTFIHPNDFVKMYPPSPLETLPWHEKDLPFTVTENQADDAREKVKKEKKEYDIVCEKARLTVRQLGMEKAKAKESINGKEQSDDIVVTTLGTGSAIPSKYRNVSSTHLAIPSLGGILLDAGEGTLGQLRRRFGEGLKSILEELKMVFVSHMHADHHLGMNAVLEERFRLGINTPLYIVAPYLIALNLQETATWQAAGAEEGLKNVRFLCVERLGERMSVDVSEKDGSQMVEWRQVEGGGEKRWPFVPLHGFSESVSKVQGLYLRQLFSDLGLTAIYVPSVPHRGRAYGLVLEGAPTGKDGLKGKGWKIVYSGDTKPSEKLVEAGKDATLLIHEATLEDDKPEVAAVKGHSTFSQAIDVGKEMRAKYILLNHFSQRYPKLPKLPMPTSVVPAVETPLTEPTIAEPDAVFGETATLSASSTSLQVSTEPIVSISFDFMSLRLGDMWKMPYYMEGLSMLFAEPEDGEDVVEEAQTSEGVGVGGKGEKEKGRKQGKGDAKEEAAANVSSVGKNVSPAEAKPASKSKRSLKKEAARAVKAKAEEERVTASVIAVAVGGVQKEEKKEKRAGSPGLEGPNRKRRSTDVEESGVEEA; encoded by the exons ATGTCCAGTACAGAGGCTTATCAGCCGAATTGGGCTGTTCGAGCAGTAACCACACCAACAAAAGACACGGACCTCTGTCTATATGTCTCTTTCGATAACGTTCGCTTTTTGTTTggatgtggagaaggaacCCAAAGAGCATTTGCACAGAAGAAAATCGGCTTCTCGAGACTGGGAGGTGTTTTTATTGGAAGTGGTGAgtcaaaaggaagaggcggatTACCTG GTGTTTTGATGTCTGCATCGGATGCAGGTCTTTCCAAGATAGATGTCGTTGGTCCTCCGGACATATCTCAGTATTTAGCGACCTTAAGGTCATCCGTCATTCG TGAAAATTTGACGGTTAACGTCACTCCATACCCCAGAGACGTTACTCCTGGTACTCCGGTAAAGCTTTATGAGTCGAGGAATATAACCGTCCACGGTGTTGCCCTCATTCCTACGTTAAACCCATTTTCAACCACTGAGACCAATAGGGTCTATCCTCCCTACGATCCCTATTCTGTCACATTCAATCCCCATCACTTGTCTCCCTCTGACCTACAAAAGTGGTGCGACCATGTTGTCCGGGATATGTTTCAGAACAATGCGCAGGCTCGTCTTTCAAAACGAGCGTCTTCTCCTATTACTTCACGTTCGGCATCTCCTCGATTAAGCTCTCCGGTTGGCTCGCCCAAGAGACCGCGAGCAAGTAATGTCTTTCTAGCGCCGGATGGCACCATAAATGCTGCTCGTCCTGATCCCCGAGCTCCACTGCCCTTACCCTCCGATGCCGACGTTGAGACACAAATGGTGTATATTTGCCAAGCCCCAGATGTTCGGGGTAAATTCGATGTCGCGAAAGCGAACGCCCTTGGTGTGCCTAATGGTCCTTTGAGAGGGAAGCTGACAAGAGGTGAGTCGATTGAAGTGCCGGATCCAAATATGAAAGGCGGGACAAGGGTGGTGATGCCTGAGGATTGTTtggttggaggaggaaaaggtggGACACTTGTCATTGTAAATTGTACAGAAAAGACACTGGAAACGTTACTTGATGGTGATGCTTTGCATCAATGGCAGAAGGAGACACCAACTGGGGAAAgtgaaggtgaaggaggggTTGATGTGATGGTACACAGAGTGCCAAAAAATGTTTGGGGAGACGAACGATACCAAGCTTGGATACAATCATTTGGAGAAAAGACAAAA CATCTGATAGCGAATACAACTCCTGCTACCGATCATACTGTATTCAACTCTGCCGCATGGAACACCCTCCACCTTTCTTTAATCGAGCCTACAATCTTCCACCCACCATTCCTTCGCCATCCTTCTACCTCATTCCCCAACCTTGAATCCACTTTGCCCTCCAACGTCACCTTCATTCATCCGAATGACTTTGTCAAGATGTATCCGCCTTCCCCACTAGAGACACTCCCGTGGCATGAGAAGGATTTACCTTTCACTGTCACCGAAAATCAAGCGGACGATGCAAGGGAGAAAgtaaagaaagagaaaaaagagtaCGACATAGTGTGTGAGAAGGCTAGGCTCACCGTGCGACAACTCGGCATGGAAAAGGCGAAGGCAAAAGAGTCGATTAACGGGAAGGAACAGAGTGATGACATCGTAGTTACAACTCTTGGCACGGGCTCCGCCATCCCTTCCAAATACCGGAACGTCTCCTCAACCCATCTGGCCATACCGTCCCTCGGTGGTATACTTCTCGATGCCGGGGAAGGTACTTTGGGACAGCTAAGAAGAAGGTTCGGCGAGGGGTTGAAGAGTATCTTAGAAGAACTGAAGATGGTATTTGTGAGTCATATGCACGCCGACCATCATTTGGGAATGAACGCAGTACTGGAAGAGAGATTCAGG CTCGGCATCAACACACCTCTTTACATCGTCGCTCCTTATTTGATCGCTCTTAACTTACAAGAAACGGCCACTTGGCAAGCGGCGGGGGCAGAGGAAGGACTGAAGAATGTGAGGTTTTTGTGTGTAGAAAGATTAGGTGAGAGGATGTCAGTGGATGTCTCCGAAAAGGATGGTTCTCAGATGGTCGAATGGAGGCAGGtggaagggggaggggagaaAAGGTGGCCATTTGTTCCTTTGCATGGCTTCTCCGAGTCTGT CTCCAAGGTTCAGGGGCTCTACCTCCGCCAACTATTCTCTGACCTTGGCCTTACCGCCATCTATGTGCCCTCCGTACCTCACCGTGGACGAGCTTACGGTCTCGTCCTCGAAGGCGCTCCTACTGGCAAAGACGGattgaaggggaagggatggaaaaTCGTCTACTCTGGCGATACTAAACCCTCAGAAAAACTTGTCGAAGCTGGCAAGGATGCGACACTATTGATACACGAAGCAACACTCGAGGATGATAAGCCAGAGGTGGCGGCGGTCAAGGGGCATAGTACATTCTCACAGGCGATCGACGTTGGGAAGGA AATGAGAGCCAAGTATATTCTGCTCAATCACTTCTCTCAACGATATCCTAAACTACCAAAGTTGCCCATGCCGACATCTGTCGTGCCTGCCGTCGAAACTCCCCTCACCGAACCCACCATCGCTGAACCAGATGCCGTTTTCGGTGAGACTGCCACTTTATCTGCCTCCTCGACCAGCTTGCAAGTTTCCACCGAACCTATTGTGTCAATCTCATTCGACTTCATGTCTCTTCGTCTGGGTGACATGTGGAAGATGCCCTACTACATGGAAGGATTATCAATGTTGTTCGCCGAGccggaagatggagaagatgtcgTGGAGGAAGCTCAGACGAGTGAAGGCGTGGGCGTaggtggaaagggagaaaaagagaagggaaggaagcagGGTAAAGGGGATGCGAAAGAGGAGGCGGCTGCCAATGTGAGTAGCGTAGGGAAGAATGTTAGTCCTGCGGAAGCGAAACCCGCTTCAAAGTCAAAGCGATCCCTCAAGAAAGAAGCTGCAAGAGCGGTCAAAGCGAaagcggaggaggagcgtGTCACTGCTTCGGTGATTGCAGTAGCGGTTGGTGGGGTacagaaagaagagaagaaggagaagagagcgGGTAGCCCCGGGTTGGAAGGGCCTAATCGCAAGAGAAGGTCGACGGACGTTGAGGAAAGTGGTGTTGAGGAAGCATGA
- a CDS encoding serine carboxypeptidase → MYYLTLLLPSLLILSTLAKPTLDPQLHRQLLLNGRPQIGLWKALLREQAAREASTSESSVEYQHQRPFQTIKSSSSIFEPYCFPQFISHFDDSVNGTFCQRYWVDASSYTPGGPVYLLDGGEISGEYRLPFLEKGILDILSNATGGLSIVLEHRYYGESVPVSSFSTDDLRFLNNAEALEDSAYFIENFKLPSSLSNNILPFELEETAFHPNNTPWIYYGGSYAGARAAHMRVQYPNLVWGAIASSAVTHAQIDFPQYYDPIQEYGPPACISTLQRAIIFIDNMLDHPRATGFPQLLKGLFGLGALEDDDFADVISSPLGYWQEKNWDPAVGSTEFYNFCDALTAGGAGTKIGLVRVPASVLNYAKYIKENVVSKCPRTPGEPDSDIENCFSTKDPEKFRVTDLSQTWRLWLFQVCTQWGYFMPAPPSPSPRIVSSRLTLAYTSDICSLAFPPGEHFSIPSEPDVEEVNRRGDYLIEADRLAFVDGDRDPWRPMTPQRNGTRGKKGGMDMNKPGWIIYGK, encoded by the exons ATGTACTACCTTACTCTCCTCCTGCCGTCCCTCCTAATCCTGTCTACTCTTGCCAAACCAACCCTCGATCCACAACTTCATCGTCAACTCCTCCTGAATGGTCGTCCACAGATAGGTCTATGGAAGGCTTTACTTCGGGAACAAGCCGCTCGAGAAGCTTCAACTTCTGAAAGCAGCGTCGAATACCAGCATCAGCGGCCGTTCCAAACCATCAAATCATCCTCGTCTATTTTTGAACCCTATTGTTTCCCTCAGTTTATCAGCCACTTTGATGATTCTGTGAACGGGACGTTCTGTCAACGATATTGGGTTGACGCAAGCTCGTACACACCGGGAGGTCCGGTATACCTTCTTGACGGGGGTGAGATAAGTGGAGAATATCG GTTGCCATTCCTAGAGAAGGGTATTCTCGATATCTTGAGTAACGCCACGGGAGGTCTTTCCATAGTTCTTGAGCATCG TTATTATGGCGAATCAGTCCCCgtctcatccttctccacgGACGATCTCCGTTTCCTCAACAACGCTGAAGCCCTTGAAGATTCAGCCTAT TTTATTGAAAATTTCAAActcccctcctctctctctaATAACATCCTCCCATTCGAGCTCGAAGAAACCGCTTTTCACCCGAACAATACCCCATGGATATACTACGGGGGTTCGTACGCTGGTGCACGTGCGGCGCATATGAGAGTTCAATACCCAAATCTAGTATGGGGAGCAATCGCTTCTAGTG CTGTCACACATGCTCAGATCGATTTTCCCCAATACTATGACCCGATTCAGGAATACGGCCCACCGGCGTGTATATCCACCCTTCAACGggccatcatcttcattgacAACATGCTCGATCACCCTCGAGCGACGGGTTTCCCACAGTTGCTGAAGGGACTTTTTGGATTGGGAGCattggaggatgatgatttcGCGGATGTGATTAGCAGCCCTCTGGGATACTGGCAGGAAAAAAACTGGGATCCTGCTG TCGGCTCAACGGAGTTTTACAACTTTTGTGATGCGCTTACTGCTGGTGGGGCTGGAACTAAGATTGGCTTGGTCAGAGT ACCAGCCTCCGTCTTGAACTATGCTAAATACATCAAAGAGAACGTAGTTTCGAAATGCCCTCGGACCCCTGGTGAACCTGATTCCGACATTGAGAAT TGCTTTAGCACGAAAGACCCGGAAAAGTTTAGAGTGACCGATCTCAGCCAGACCTGGAGACTATGGTTATTCCAAG TCTGTACCCAGTGGGGCTACTTTATGCCCGCacctccttcgccttctccaCGAATAGTTTCATCCCGTCTCACACTAGCCTACACCTCCGACATCTGCTCTCTTGCTTTTCCTCCCGGCGAACACTTCTCTATCCCCTCCGAGCCggatgtggaggaggtaAACAGGAGAGGAGATTATTTGATCGAGGCGGATAGATTGGCGTTTGTTGATGGGGATAGGGATCCCTGGAGACCGATGACGCCGCAGAGGAATGGAacgagagggaagaaagggggAATGGATATGAATAAGCCGGGATGGATTATATATGGTAAGTAA
- a CDS encoding nucleolar protein 58, translating into MLVLTETSVGFVVFKLSSDAKIDNKDLWKEFETPEGANKALKVQAIQRFTSTASAVEDLAAVQDGRLTDSLSKFLLDTVGGADDGEKKKKKKKIEEMLVVSDPKLAGTINKTLSIPVLSDSSTQDLYRGIRQQLASLLGGVDQKDLNTMSLGLGHSLSRFKLKFSTDKVDTMVIQAIALLDDLDKEINIYAMRVKEWYGWHFPEMAKIIVDNIAFARVVKAMGFRTNAVTTDFSLLLPEDLEATLKSAAELSMGTEISDSDMTHIHSLCDQVISISEYRTQLSEYLRNRMQAIAPNLTALVGELVGARLISHAGSLMNLAKHPASTVQILGAEKALFRALKTKHDTPKYGLIYHASLIGQAPQKLKGKMARMVATKAALSIRVDALSDADSRSDVSAAEVGISNRVKLESRLRALEHQAGIQSVRKVVGANGQEGRQQPRFEMSGATGSYNAATDNVPLNGDFLPTQPATEGVKEEKDGKKDKKDKKKTRKSEAAETGDVTMDGDADLSMVAGETKEERRARKEAKKAAKAAKKAAEESGDGDKKSKKRRADEDEDGEKKKKKKKKDE; encoded by the exons ATGCTCGTTCTTACAGAGACATCCGTCGGCTTCGTCgtcttcaagctcagcaGCGATGCCAAGATCGACAACAAGGATCTTTGGAAGGAGTTTGAGACACCCGAGGGTGCCAACAAGGC TTTAAAGGTTCAGGCCATTCAGCGATTCACATCCACTGCATCTGCCGTTGAAGACCTCGCCGCTGTCCAGGACGGACGATTGACAGACTCGCTCTCCAAGTTTTTGCTTGACACTGTTGGCGGTGCCGACGAtggcgaaaagaagaagaagaagaagaagattgaggagATGTTGGTCGTTTCTGATCCCAAATTGG CCGGTACCATCAACAAGACACTTTCCATCCCCGTTCTTTCTGACTCCTCTACCCAGGATCTCTACCGTGGTATCCGTCAACAGCTCGCCTCTCTTCTCGGTGGCGTTGACCAGAAGGACCTCAACACCATGTCTCTCGGTCTTGGCCACTCTCTTTCCCGATTCAAGCTCAAATTCTCCACCGACAAGGTGGACACTATGGTTATACAGGCTATCGCTTTGCTTGATGATTTGGACAAGGAGATTAACATATACGCCATGAGGGTTAAGGAGTGGTACGGATGGCATTTCCCTGAAATGGCCAAGATCATTGTCGACAACATTGCTTTCGCTCGTGTTGTCAAGGCCATGG GCTTCCGAACCAACGCCGTTACCACCgacttctctctcctccttcctgaAGACCTCGAAGCTACCCTCAAATCCGCCGCCGAGCTCTCTATGGGTACCGAAATCTCCGATTCAGACATGACCCACATCCACTCTCTTTGTGACCAAGTCATCTCGATCTCCGAATACCGCACCCAGCTCTCCGAATACCTCCGCAACCGTATGCAAGCCATCGCTCCTAACCTTACCGCCCTTGTTGGTGAGCTTGTCGGTGCTCGATTGATTAGCCACGCCGGTAGCTTGATGAATCTTGCCAAGCACCCCGCCAGTACCGTCCAAATCCTCGGTGCCGAGAAGGCCCTATTTCGCGCGCTCAAGACCAAGCATGACACGCCCAAATACGGTCTCATCTACCACGCCTCCCTCATTGGCCAAGCCCCTCAAAAACTCAAGGGTAAGATGGCCCGTATGGTCGCTACCAAGGCCGCCCTCTCAATCCGTGTCGACGCTCTTTCCGACGCCGACTCTCGTTCAGACGTCTCTGCTGCCGAGGTTGGTATCTCCAACCGGGTCAAGCTCGAGTCCAGACTCCGTGCGTTGGAGCATCAAGCTGGTATCCAAAGTGTGCGCAAGGTCGTGGGTGCCAACGGTCAGGAAGGTAGGCAGCAGCCCAGGTTCGAGATGAGCGGTGCTACTGGTTCATACAACGCTGCTACCGACAACGTCCCTCTCAACGGTGACTTCCTCCCCACCCAACCTGCCACCGAGGGAgtaaaggaagaaaaagacgggaagaaggacaagaaggacaagaagaagacgagaaaGAGCGAGGCTGCCGAGACTGGTGATGTCACCATGGACGGTGACGCGGATCTGAGCATGGTCGCTGGTGAGaccaaggaggagagaagagcgAGGAAAGAAGCTAAGAAGGCT GCCAAGGCtgcgaagaaggctgctgaGGAGTCAGGCGATGGCGATAAGAAGTCCAAGAAGAGACGAgcggacgaggatgaagatggcgagaagaagaaaaagaagaagaagaaggacgagtAG